Proteins from a single region of Xyrauchen texanus isolate HMW12.3.18 chromosome 7, RBS_HiC_50CHRs, whole genome shotgun sequence:
- the LOC127646348 gene encoding retinal cone rhodopsin-sensitive cGMP 3',5'-cyclic phosphodiesterase subunit gamma-like: protein MDAPAPADKKAPPRFKQRTTRTFKSKAPKPGQKGFGDDIPGMEGLGTDITVICPWEAFGDMELSDLAKYGIV from the exons ATGGACGCCCCAGCACCAGCAGACAAGAAGGCACCCCCTAGATTCAAGCAGAGGACCACTCGCACCTTCAAGAGCAAGGCCCCCAAACCTGGCCAGAAGGGATTTGGAGATGACATCCCTGGAATGGAGGGTCTTGGCACAG ACATCACTGTGATCTGCCCATGGGAGGCTTTTGGCGACATGGAGCTCAGTGATCTGGCCAAATATGGAATCGTGTAG